In Metarhizium brunneum chromosome 3, complete sequence, a genomic segment contains:
- the ACTT3 gene encoding Enoyl-CoA hydratase ACTT3 → MASLPESYEKLSFPTLLISHHPPSSPSPTPIIIVKLHRPSHRNGFTDIMADNLVTVFNTLSLDPRVKAIILTSSDTQNKMFCAGMDFSSPQGVSTTAELHRDGGGRISVAMYRCNKPVIAAINGHAVGVGITMTLPANIRIASSEARIGFVFGRRGFCLEACSSFFLPRLIGTSKALHLTTTGAVYPANHKLFDGLFSEVVPPEEVFPTALKIAEDISVNVSNVSSRVMKDMIYRTTSSPEEAHLLESRLFHGLFRGKDAKEGVESFMQKRQPDFKGTMEDGLPHYPWWTPVDVKPPAKL, encoded by the coding sequence ATGGCATCACTACCAGAATCCTACGAAAAGCTCAGCTTCCCAACCCTCCTCATCTCCCATCACccgccatcctcgccctctcCAACCCcaatcatcatcgtcaaacTCCACCGTCCGTCGCACCGCAATGGCTTCACAGACATCATGGCCGACAATCTCGTCACCGTCTTCAACACCCTCTCCCTCGACCCCCGTGTCAAAGCCATCATCCTCACCTCCTCCGACACTCAAAACAAGATGTTTTGCGCCGGAATGGACTTCTCCTCGCCTCAGGGCGTCTCGACCACCGCTGAGCTTCACCGTGACGGAGGCGGCCGCATCTCCGTCGCCATGTACAGATGCAACAAGCCCGTCATCGCGGCCATCAACGGCCAcgccgtcggcgtcggcatcaCCATGACCCTCCCCGCCAACATCCGCATTGCTAGTTCCGAAGCCAGGATCGGTTTCGTCTTTGGCAGAAGGGGCTTCTGTCTCGAAGcctgcagcagcttcttcctGCCGAGACTGATTGGGACGTCCAAGGCGCTGCATTTGACAACTACAGGTGCCGTCTACCCAGCCAACCATAAGCTCTTCGACGGACTGTTCAGTGAGGTTGTCCCCCCCGAGGAGGTTTTTCCCACGGCGTTGAAGATCGCCGAGGATATCAGCGTGAATGTGAGCAATGTCTCGTCGAGGGTGATGAAGGATATGATTTACAGAACGACAAGCTCCCCAGAGGAAGCGCATCTGCTGGAGAGCAGGTTGTTTCACGGGTTGTTTAGGGGCAAGGATGCCAAAGAGGGTGTTGAAAGCTTCATGCAGAAGAGGCAGCCTGACTTTAAGGGCACCATGGAGGATGGTTTGCCGCATTATCCGTGGTGGACGCCCGTTGATGTCAAGCCGCCTGCTAAACTATAG
- the NOP7 gene encoding Pescadillo, whose amino-acid sequence MGRIKKKGQAGAAKNYVTRNQAIRKLQISLPDFRQLCIWKGIYPREPRSKKKVSKSSTASTTFYYAKDIQYLLHEPLLQKFRDQKVLEKKISKALGRGDVGDAKRLEGNASRPDKTGKPRYTLDHVVRERYPTFVDALRDLDDCLSMLFLFANLPSTSSVPAKMIARCERLCLEFQHYLIVSRSLTKSFLSIKGIYYQANIQGEDILWLVPYKFNQRIVGDVDFRIMGTFVEFYMTLLSFVNFRLYTSIGIKYPPKFDAVKDENAAELGAFTLEGKALVGAEEPKKLEDASHKPDPKTQAAVNKVLKTLQNGHATDGTEETENGATETEEANASAIDKFEPAAPGGDVLMQPSANGSDHKTLFSNFTFYLSRETPRQSLEFILKAFGCKRVGWDPVLGGGAFTTDELDPNITHQIVDRPPIQAAMEEDGDAEDNQTSQKLAANRRVPGRTYVQPQWVWDCINDVELKEPHLYGPGASLPPHLSPFVQSVQGSYDPTVPLEEQEPEEEALEADEDGDETVEGMDVAEDEDEDEDEEGEDEDGDGDEGEGDGDAEKMEEDVQEEDEDEDEAALRQQELEAELTGASVEAKTTNGKAKAKEQARKALRKRAKEEAEDLERAKGMLSKKKRKLYEQMIYTNNKKSAEDQKLRAKRRKLEKEKGKGKA is encoded by the coding sequence ATGGGTCGGATAAAGAAGAAGGGCCAGGCCGGCGCGGCCAAAAACTACGTCACGCGAAACCAGGCCATTCGAAAACTTCAAATTAGCTTGCCTGACTTCCGTCAGCTCTGTATTTGGAAGGGCATCTACCCTCGCGAACCTCggagcaagaagaaggtctcCAAGTCCTCGACTGCCTCGACCACCTTTTACTACGCCAAGGATATTCAGTATCTCCTCCACGAACCACTCCTGCAAAAGTTCCGGGACCAAAAGGTTTTGGAAAAGAAAATTTCCAAGGCATTGGGTCGTGGTGATGTCGGCGATGCCAAGCGACTCGAAGGAAACGCTTCCCGACCAGACAAGACCGGCAAGCCTCGATACACTCTTGATCATGTCGTTCGCGAGCGCTACCCTACCTTTGTTGATGCACTGAGAGATTTGGATGATTGTCTGTCCATGCTGTTTCTCTTTGCCAACCTACCGTCCACCTCTAGCGTTCCAGCCAAGATGATTGCTCGCTGCGAGAGACTCTGCCTCGAGTTCCAGCACTACCTGATTGTCTCCCGAAGCTTGACCAAGTCCTTCCTTTCTATCAAGGGTATCTACTACCAGGCCAACATACAAGGCGAGGATATCCTCTGGTTGGTGCCTTACAAGTTTAACCAGAGAATTGTTGGCGACGTCGACTTCAGAATCATGGGCACTTTTGTCGAGTTTTACATGACCCTCTTGAGTTTCGTCAATTTCCGGCTATACACCTCCATCGGTATCAAGTACCCGCCCAAGTttgacgccgtcaaggaTGAGAAcgccgccgagcttggcGCTTTCACTCTCGAAGGCAAAGCCCTGGTCGGCGCTGAGGAACCAAAGAAGTTGGAAGATGCTTCACATAAGCCTGACCCTAAGACTCAGGCTGCCGTCAACAAGGTTCTGAAGACTCTTCAGAATGGCCACGCAACAGATGGCACGGAAGAGACCGAGAATGGGGCCACTGAGACTGAAGAAGCAAACGCGAGCGCCATTGACAAGTTTGAACCTGCGGCTCCTGGTGGCGATGTGCTGATGCAGCCGTCTGCTAATGGAAGCGATCACAAGACCTTGTTCTCCAATTTCACTTTCTACCTCTCTCGTGAAACTCCTCGACAATCTCTTGAATTTATCTTGAAAGCATTTGGCTGCAAGCGTGTTGGATGGGACCCTGTCCTGGGTGGCGGAGCCTTCACAACAGATGAGTTGGATCCCAATATCACGCATCAGATTGTCGACAGACCCCCTATCCAAGCGGcaatggaagaagatggcgacgCTGAAGATAATCAAACATCACAAAAGTTGGCTGCCAATCGTCGGGTCCCAGGCCGGACTTACGTTCAGCCCCAGTGGGTGTGGGATTGCATCAACGATGTGGAACTCAAGGAGCCTCACCTGTACGGTCCCGGAGCATCTTTGCCGCCTCATCTAAGTCCCTTCGTCCAGAGCGTCCAAGGTTCATACGATCCTACAGTGCCTTTAGAGGAGCAGGAGCCTGAAGAAGAGGCTCTGGAGGCTGAtgaggacggcgacgaaACCGTTGAGGGCATGGACGTtgccgaagacgaggatgaggatgaggacgaagaaggcgaagatgaggacggggacggggacgagggcgagggcgatggcgatgctgagaaaatggaagaagatgttcaggaagaggacgaagatgaggacgaggctgCTCTCCGACAGCAAGAACTCGAGGCGGAGCTGACAGGCGCCTCTGTCGAGGCCAAGACTACTAATGGTAAGGCCAAGGCTAAGGAACAAGCGCGAAAAGCTTTACGCAAGAGGgccaaggaagaagctgaGGATCTTGAGCGTGCAAAGGGTATGctgagcaagaagaagaggaagctctACGAGCAGATGATCTACACAAATAACAAGAAGAGCGCAGAAGACCAAAAGCTAAGAGCAAAGAGAAGAAAgctggaaaaggaaaagggcaagggcaaggcgTAA
- the DLD1_1 gene encoding D-lactate dehydrogenase, translated as MAQLRLRAMPSTTTLRSYAFGRLLAVHIPRGLAPHAMRRCYSTDIEPEKPKPPRQGNEMKLGRSFQGQVMGSIGARLRREREQREQYERWRNMKDPSRNWMITFLFLSSIGIAYYMGTFWPREAEPTSTLPLSKVQDPRHNTKLENMQAAWADFVKIVGKEHVSTLETDIEHHASSAWSTHQPKPDEKPFCVVYPSSTEEVSEIMKVCHQRRIPVVGYSGGTSLEGHYTQTRRGISINFGRMNKVLALHRDDLDVVVQPAVGWESLNDDLAKDNLFFPPDPGPGAMIGGMVGTGCSGTNAYRYGTMREWVLSLTVVMADGTIIKTRQRPRKSSAGYDLTKLFIGSEGTLGLITEATLKVAVKPASTNVAVCTFPSIHDAATCVSKVVGAGVPIAAVEILDDNQMKFINSAGMTSRSWTEAPTLFFKFSGTPAGVKEQISQVQSLARQAGSKTFEFARSQEEQDELWSARKEALWSTMSVMKEGDRVWTGDVAVPMSRLPQLIEETKENIRKSGLTASIVGHVGDGNFHTILTYSEPQRSKAEAVVHKMVKRAIEMEGTVTGEHGVGLVKRDYLPHELGESTVDAMRQIKKAFDPLCLLNCDKIVRMQRPKKGEVEEW; from the exons ATGGCGCAACTACGACTCCGGGcgatgccctcgacgacgacccTGCGGAGCTATGCCTTTGGTAGGCTGTTGGCGGTTCACATCCCACGAGGGCTCGCTCCGCATGCTATGAGACGATGCTATTCAACAGACATTGAACCCGAAAAGCCTAAGCCTCCAAGGCAAGGGAATGAGATGAAGCTGGGGAGGTCGTTCCAGGGCCAGGTAATGGGAAGCATTGGAGCACGATTGAGACGCGAGCGAGAGCAGAGAGAGCAGTATGAACGATGGAGAAACATGAAAGACCCCTCAAGGAACTGGATGATTACCTTCT TGTTCCTTTCTAGTATAGGTATCGCATATTACATGGGCACATTCTGGCCTCGCGAAGCCGAACCCACCTCGACCCTCCCGCTTTCCAAGGTCCAAGACCCCAGGCATAATACGAAGCTCGAAAACATGCAGGCCGCCTGGGCAGACTTTGTCAAGATTGTTGGCAAGGAGCATGTCAGTACTCTCGAGACGGACATCGAGCACCACGCCTCCTCCGCATGGTCTACCCACCAACCAAAGCCGGACGAGAAACCCTTTTGTGTGGTGTATCCTAGCAGCACCGAGGAGGTTTCAGAGATAATGAAGGTCTGCCACCAGCGACGCATTCCCGTTGTCGGCTACAGCGGCGGCACGAGCTTGGAGGGCCACTACACGCAGACAAGAAGGGGCATCTCCATCAACTTTGGCAGAATGAACAAGGTCCTTGCACTCCATAGGGATGACTTGGATGTGGTTGTTCAACCAGCCGTTGGATGGGAGTCATTGAATGACGATCTCGCCAAGGATAACCTTTTCTTTCCGCCTGATCCGGGCCCAGGCGCCATGATTGGCGGCATGGTTGGCACTGGATGCAGCGGTACAAATGCTTACAGATACGGCACGATGCGCGAGTGGGTGCTCAGTCTAACTGTCGTCATGGCCGATGGCACCATTATCAAGACTAGACAACGGCCGCGAAAAAGCTCCGCGGGCTACGACCTTACCAAGTTATTCATCGGATCTGAGGGCACTCTTGGTCTTATCACCGAAGCTACGCTCAAGGTCGCCGTGAAGCCGGCGTCTACCAACGTGGCTGTCTGCACTttcccatccatccacgACGCTGCTACCTGTGTCAGCAAGGTTGTTGGTGCGGGTGTTCCGATCGCTGCTGTTGAGATCCTAGACGACAACCAGATGAAGTTTATCAACTCTGCCGGTATGACGTCGCGTTCGTGGACCGAGGCTCCCACGCTGTTCTTCAAATTTTCAGGCACCCCAGCTGGCGTGAAGGAGCAAATTTCTCAAGTTCAGAGCTTGGCTAGACAGGCTGGCAGCAAGACATTTGAGTTTGCCAGAAGCCAAGAGGAGCAGGATGAGCTGTGGAGTGCCCGAAAGGAAGCCCTCTGGAGCACCATGTCTGTGATGAAAGAAGGTGACAGAGTCTGGACTGGGGATGTTGCCGTGCCTATGAGCCGGCTGCCGCAGCTGATTGAGGAGACAAAGGAGAATATCCGTAAGAGTGGTCTGACGGCCTCGATTGTCGGACACGTCGGCGATGGAAACTTCCACA CAATCCTGACGTACAGCGAGCCTCAGCGAagcaaggccgaggcggtTGTCCACAAGATGGTCAAGCGTGCCATTGAGATGGAAGGAACTGTGACT GGTGAACATGGCGTTGGGTTGGTTAAGAGAGATTACCTCCCACATGAGCTTGGCGAGTCGACAGTCGATGCTATGAGACAG ATCAAGAAGGCGTTTGACCCCCTGTGCTTGCTGAACTGCGACAAGATTGTTCGCATGCAGAGGCCCAAAAAGGGAGAGGTTGAGGAGTGGTGA